A window from Vanessa atalanta chromosome 18, ilVanAtal1.2, whole genome shotgun sequence encodes these proteins:
- the LOC125070866 gene encoding JNK1/MAPK8-associated membrane protein yields MSIVKTCPGLYCGRTELEDGSWSECGACPRGFRTNATSYCVECSDEPTLYDWQYLGFMVLLPLVLHWFFIDMVAAGNRKSTIIAQHVCAFIEVASGTLAALLALPPTGSVDLHVCSPKALSDWYTLLHNPQPDYKETLHCTQEAVYPLYTIILLIYAFSLLMTVTLRPFLLVWHKAIPGKKAIYCALYFYPILVLTHTVAAGLIYCAFPYIIIIISMMTSASHFSIKMDQSAPELLTSSVTNGRNLIILLGHWLVHAYGIISLTGFKELWYLTLVPAPALFYILTAQFTDPMKIHND; encoded by the exons ATGTCAATTGTCAAAACTTGTCCGGGCTTATATTGTGGTCGAACTGAACTAGAGGATGGCTCATGGAGCGAATGCGGTGCCTGTCCCAGAGGTTTCCGTACTAACGCTACTAGCTACTGTGTAGAATGTTCAGATGAACCCACTCTTTACGATTGGCAATACCTCGGTTTTATGGTTCTTCTACCTTTGGTTTTACACTGGTTTTTCATTGATATGGTTGCTGCTGGAAATCG tAAATCTACAATAATTGCACAACATGTTTGTGCTTTCATTGAAGTCGCATCAGGGACACTTGCCGCATTATTAGCCTTGCCACCGACAGGCTCTGTAGATTTACATGTTTGCTCACCTAAAGCTCTATCTGATTGGTACACATTACTTCATAACCCGCAACCTGATTACAAGGAAACTCTGCACTGTACACAGGAAGCTGTGTATCCATT atacacaataatattactaatatatgcatttagtcTGTTAATGACGGTTACATTACGACCATTTTTACTAGTCTGGCATAAAGCAATACCCGGCAAGAAGGCTATATATTGTGCCTTGTACTTTTACCCCATACTTGTATTAACACACACTGTTGCAGCAGGACTaatat attGTGCTTTcccatacataataattattatatctatgaTGACATCAGCATCACATTTCTCAATCAAAATGGATCAGTCTGCACCAGAACTGTTAACATCCTCTGTCACAAATGGCaggaatttaattatacttctaGGACATTGGCTAGTCCATGCATATGGTATCATATCTCTCACTGGTTTCAAGGAACTATGGTACTTGACCCTCGTACCAGCTCCGGcgcttttttatattctaactGCACAGTTTACTGATCCAATGAAGATTCACAACGACTGA
- the LOC125070921 gene encoding UDP-glycosyltransferase UGT5-like, protein MALHKISIVFLLLYCWQTVESASILALFSSLSFSDHIVYRGYISLLAQKGHSIVVMTPYPGHFGFPESEKIVELNVGEESALFWEEYNKLMIDTDDYYSRMREINDYSIKVAVAQLKSKPMTALLINPNVKFDLVITEADLPVLYAVADKYQAPHIAITTSSGKIHQYESKGSPIHPILYPDVNSLNYRNLSRWQKLVEINRYYQTRSEYYNNYLPRCEIAARKVFTLTKSLQEIEYDIDLLFVAANPLLIGNRPSPPAIAYVDRMHIKPGFQLPEELKKILDSAKKGAIYFSLGAIQEPEHLSVNVLQTLADAFRELPYLVLWKIANTTIVDIPKNVIANAWFPQQEVLAHPNVKAFITHGGARSLEEALFYEVPIIGLPIVRSRRVFIGEITRFGAGEILDPYYLEKENLKEVIESVATNDKYKESISKLKNMVVDPIISGPENAVWYTEYVLRHGGAKHLRSPAVGLSIFKYYMLDMFGILLFISVTLLTASFYILRYILKRLRKRILQRNDESGKFKAL, encoded by the exons ATGGCGttgcataaaatatcaattgtatttcttttattatactgTTGGCAAACTGTAGAAAGTGCATCTATTCTAGCGCTGTTCTCATCTCTATCATTTTCTGACCACATTGTCTACAGAGGATATATATCACTTTTAGCACAAAAAGGCCACTCGATCGTAGTAATGACACCTTACCCGGGCCACTTTGGGTTTCCAGAGTCAGAAAAGATCGTCGAGTTAAATGTCGGGGAAGAATCTGCACTATTTTGGGAAGAATACAATAAACTTATGATAGATACTGATGACTATTATTCAAGAATGAGAGAAATTAATGACTATTCCATTAAAGTAGCAGTTGCGCAATTAAAATCCAAGCCTATGACGGCATTGTTAATAAATCCGAATGTTAAATTCGATCTGGTTATTACGGAAGCCGATTTGCCAGTCTTGTATGCAGTAGCGGATAAGTATCAAGCTCCTCATATTGCTATAACAACTTCGAGCGGTAAGATACATCAATATGAATCTAAAGGATCACCCATACATCCGATATTATATCCTGATGTCAACAGTCTTAACTATAGAAATTTAAGTCGGTGGCAGAAACTTGTGGAAATAAATCGGTATTATCAAACGCGaagtgaatattataataattatcttccACGTTGCGAAATTGCCGCGCGAAAGGTATTCACTCTTACGAAAAGCCTACAGGAAATCGAATACGATATCGATTTGTTATTTGTAGCAGCTAATCCTTTGTTAATTGGCAATAGACCAAGTCCGCCTGCAATAGCATACGTCGATCGTATGCACATCAAACCTGGTTTTCAACTTCCAgag gaacttaaaaaaatattagactcTGCAAAAAAAGGAGCTATTTACTTTAGTCTTGGAGCTATTCAGGAACCAGAGCATCTATCAGTAAATGTTTTACAGACTTTAGCTGATGCTTTTAGGGAGTTACCATATTTAGTATTGTGGAAGATTGCTAATACTACTATAGTAGATATACCTAAGAACGTAATTGCCAACGCGTGGTTCCCTCAACAGGAAGTACTAG CTCATCCAAATGTCAAGGCGTTTATTACACATGGTGGCGCGAGGTCACTAGAGGAAGCTCTATTCTATGAAGTTCCAATAATTGGACTTCCAATAGTGAGATCTAGAAGAGTTTTCATCGGAGAGATTACTCGATTTGGAGCTGGGGAGATCTTAGATccatattatttagaaaaggaAAACTTAAAGGAAGTTATTGAATCGGTCGCTACAAATGAcaa GTACAAGGAATCAATATCGAAATTGAAGAATATGGTTGTTGATCCAATTATATCAGGCCCTGAAAATGCAGTGTGGTATACAGAATATGTTTTGCGCCATGGAGGCGCTAAACATCTGAGATCTCCAGCCGTAGGACTtagtattttcaaatattatatgctGGATATGTttggcattttattatttatatctgtaaCGTTGCTCACAGcttcgttttatatattacgCTATATTTTGAAACGTTTACGTAAGCGCATTCTTCAAAGGAATGATGAATCCGGTAAATTCAAAGCTTTGTAA
- the LOC125070980 gene encoding cyclin-dependent kinase 20, which produces MNSDVTNYSVIGRIGEGAHGLVFKARHLPSGRVVALKKILIKNIDDGIPINVLREIKALQLLRCKYVIKMYDMFPRGMSLVLVLEYMCYGLWEMLHHNQAELTLPRVKTYAQMLLKGTRYMHAHYIMHRDLKPANLLINHEGILKIADLGLARLYWPDGGRPYSHQVATRWYRAPELLYGARYYSENVDLWSVGCIIAEIITKQPLFAGESDIEQLAIVLQRLGTPTEETWPNHSELPDYHKITFPESLPMSWNDLLPGVDADAVHLIKSFILYDAQKRISAKEALRHPWFQNWPLPASLHDMLKPSVIKPK; this is translated from the exons ATGAATAGTGACGTAACAAATTACTCAGTTATCGGGCGAATAGGAGAAGGCGCACATGGTCTCGTGTTCAAAGCGCGTCACCTACCCTCGGGCCGAGTTGTCGCTTTAAAGAAAATTCTCATAAAGAACATAGACGATGGAATACCCATTAATGTATTGCGAGAAATCAAAGCTCTACAGCTACTGCGGTGCAAATAT GTAATAAAGATGTATGATATGTTCCCTCGAGGTATGAGCCTCGTTTTAGTTTTGGAATATATGTGCTATGGACTTTGGGAGATGCTACATCACAACCAGGCAGAGTTGACCTTGCCACGAGTGAAAACTTACGCCCAAATGTTGTTGAAAGGAACGCGTTATATGCACGCTCATTATATTATGCATCGG gattTAAAACCGGCTAATCTTCTAATCAATCATGAAGGAATACTAAAAATTGCAGACTTAGGACTCGCCCGTTTATACTGGCCCGATGGCGGTCGACCTTACTCTCATCAAGTAGCCACAcg atgGTACCGCGCACCAGAACTACTATACGGCGCGAGATATTATAGCGAAAATGTTGACTTATGGTCTGTGGGATGTATCATCGCTGAAATAATTACGAAACAACCACTTTTTGCA GGTGAATCCGATATTGAACAATTAGCAATAGTGTTGCAGCGCTTGGGCACACCGACCGAAGAAACGTGGCCGAATCACTCGGAACTACCTGATTACCACAAAATAACTTTCCCGGAATCATTACCAATGTCATGGAATGACCTCTTACCGGGTGTAGACGCTGATGCTGTACATCTAATTAAATCGTTTATACTATATGACGCTCAAAAGAGGATTTCAGCCAAGGAG GCCTTGAGACATCCTTGGTTTCAAAATTGGCCATTACCGGCATCCTTACACGACATGTTAAAGCCAAGTGTGataaaaccgaaataa
- the LOC125070981 gene encoding transcriptional adapter 2B isoform X1 yields the protein MSFSDLYAKYNCTYCQEEISGVRVRCAECKDFDICLQCFSLGAEIGSHKNDHSYQFMDSGAFGIFLGRNSWSANEEVRLLDAIEQFGFGNWEDIAKHIETRTPEEAKDEYITRYLEGSIGRATWGNVESTSRPSLSCADRDEGPLSPNAVSRLPPLAVTPDEAAQLGYISNRDDFEREHDHDAEQLISTLSLNPEDDELDVALKLSQVDIYTRRLRERTRRKRLVRDYQLVSVFFNNQRNKQKTLGKLAKEKKEFMERLRWTAQFYGRLEQSGVALGLWRERELRVRLAELHRYRLAGVTRLEECAHYEQHAAHRKHPHHDVRLALGSSGCLDTQQTKEQPQNNTLQLRKRDVDSGSSSTSPKCTRDGSTVCGCSKKNSCNAACSTHLLTTNEIQLCTALNLPPTQYVTMKGVLLRRAPAHDCELDLAVRHYLHTAGWVRH from the exons ATGTCGTTTTCAGATTTATAtgctaaatataattgtacatacTGCCAAGAAGAAATAAGCGGAGTGCGTGTAAGATGTGCCGAATGTAaagattttgatatttgtttgcAG TGTTTTTCACTAGGTGCTGAAATTGGGTCGCACAAAAATGATCATTCCTATCAATTcatg GACTCTGGGGCGTTTGGGATCTTCTTGGGTCGTAATAGTTGGTCGGCTAATGAAGAAGTTAGACTTTTAGATGCGATTGAACAGTTTGGTTTTGGAAACTGGGAAGATATAGCAAAGCACATAGAAACAAGAACACCAGAAG aagCCAAAGATGAATACATAACTAGATATTTAGAGGGTAGCATAGGACGTGCAACCTGGGGTAATGTTGAAAGCACAAGTAGACCATCGTTAAGCTGTGCGGACAGAGATGAAGGACCCCTTAGCCCAAATGCTGTGTCAAGACTTCCACCTCTAGCTGTAACCCCCGATGAAGCTGCTCAATTGGGCTACATTAGCAATAGAGATGATTTTGAaagg GAGCATGACCATGATGCAGAGCAATTAATATCCACATTATCCCTTAACCCTGAGGATGATGAATTAGATGTTG cACTGAAGTTATCTCAAGTAGACATATACACTCGAAGGTTGCGTGAAAGAACAAGGAGAAAAAGACTAGTGCGAGATTATCAGTTAGTTTCAGTATTTTTCAACAATCAGAGGAATAAACAGAAAACCCTCGGGAAACTCGCCAAAGAGAAAAA AGAGTTCATGGAGCGGCTGCGCTGGACGGCGCAGTTCTACGGGCGGCTGGAGCAGTCGGGCGTGGCGCTGGGCCTGTGGCGCGAGCGCGAGCTGCGCGTGCGCCTGGCCGAGCTGCACCGCTACCGCCTGGCCGGCGTCACGCGCCTCGAGGAGTGCGCGCACTACGAGCAGCACGCCGCGCACCGCAAGCACCCGCACCACGACGTGAGACTGGCGCTG GGCAGCAGTGGGTGCCTGGACACACAGCAGACAAAAGAACAACCGCAGAACAACACACTGCAGCTAAGAAAAAG AGACGTAGACAGCGGCTCAAGTTCCACAAGCCCAAAGTGCACACGGGACGGAAGTACCGTATGTGGATGCTCCAAAAAGAACTCATGCAACGCCGCATGCTCGACTCATCTGCTGACCACTAACGAGATACAG CTCTGCACCGCATTAAACCTGCCCCCGACGCAGTACGTGACGATGAAGGGCGTGCTGCTGCGCCGTGCCCCGGCGCACGACTGCGAGCTGGACCTCGCCGTACGACACTACCTGCACACCGCCGGCTGGGTGCGCCACTAG
- the LOC125070981 gene encoding transcriptional adapter 2B isoform X2: MSFSDLYAKYNCTYCQEEISGVRVRCAECKDFDICLQCFSLGAEIGSHKNDHSYQFMDSGAFGIFLGRNSWSANEEVRLLDAIEQFGFGNWEDIAKHIETRTPEEAKDEYITRYLEGSIGRATWGNVESTSRPSLSCADRDEGPLSPNAVSRLPPLAVTPDEAAQLGYISNRDDFEREHDHDAEQLISTLSLNPEDDELDVALKLSQVDIYTRRLRERTRRKRLVRDYQLVSVFFNNQRNKQKTLGKLAKEKKEFMERLRWTAQFYGRLEQSGVALGLWRERELRVRLAELHRYRLAGVTRLEECAHYEQHAAHRKHPHHDGSSGCLDTQQTKEQPQNNTLQLRKRDVDSGSSSTSPKCTRDGSTVCGCSKKNSCNAACSTHLLTTNEIQLCTALNLPPTQYVTMKGVLLRRAPAHDCELDLAVRHYLHTAGWVRH, encoded by the exons ATGTCGTTTTCAGATTTATAtgctaaatataattgtacatacTGCCAAGAAGAAATAAGCGGAGTGCGTGTAAGATGTGCCGAATGTAaagattttgatatttgtttgcAG TGTTTTTCACTAGGTGCTGAAATTGGGTCGCACAAAAATGATCATTCCTATCAATTcatg GACTCTGGGGCGTTTGGGATCTTCTTGGGTCGTAATAGTTGGTCGGCTAATGAAGAAGTTAGACTTTTAGATGCGATTGAACAGTTTGGTTTTGGAAACTGGGAAGATATAGCAAAGCACATAGAAACAAGAACACCAGAAG aagCCAAAGATGAATACATAACTAGATATTTAGAGGGTAGCATAGGACGTGCAACCTGGGGTAATGTTGAAAGCACAAGTAGACCATCGTTAAGCTGTGCGGACAGAGATGAAGGACCCCTTAGCCCAAATGCTGTGTCAAGACTTCCACCTCTAGCTGTAACCCCCGATGAAGCTGCTCAATTGGGCTACATTAGCAATAGAGATGATTTTGAaagg GAGCATGACCATGATGCAGAGCAATTAATATCCACATTATCCCTTAACCCTGAGGATGATGAATTAGATGTTG cACTGAAGTTATCTCAAGTAGACATATACACTCGAAGGTTGCGTGAAAGAACAAGGAGAAAAAGACTAGTGCGAGATTATCAGTTAGTTTCAGTATTTTTCAACAATCAGAGGAATAAACAGAAAACCCTCGGGAAACTCGCCAAAGAGAAAAA AGAGTTCATGGAGCGGCTGCGCTGGACGGCGCAGTTCTACGGGCGGCTGGAGCAGTCGGGCGTGGCGCTGGGCCTGTGGCGCGAGCGCGAGCTGCGCGTGCGCCTGGCCGAGCTGCACCGCTACCGCCTGGCCGGCGTCACGCGCCTCGAGGAGTGCGCGCACTACGAGCAGCACGCCGCGCACCGCAAGCACCCGCACCACGAC GGCAGCAGTGGGTGCCTGGACACACAGCAGACAAAAGAACAACCGCAGAACAACACACTGCAGCTAAGAAAAAG AGACGTAGACAGCGGCTCAAGTTCCACAAGCCCAAAGTGCACACGGGACGGAAGTACCGTATGTGGATGCTCCAAAAAGAACTCATGCAACGCCGCATGCTCGACTCATCTGCTGACCACTAACGAGATACAG CTCTGCACCGCATTAAACCTGCCCCCGACGCAGTACGTGACGATGAAGGGCGTGCTGCTGCGCCGTGCCCCGGCGCACGACTGCGAGCTGGACCTCGCCGTACGACACTACCTGCACACCGCCGGCTGGGTGCGCCACTAG
- the LOC125070981 gene encoding transcriptional adapter 2B isoform X4 has protein sequence MSFSDLYAKYNCTYCQEEISGVRVRCAECKDFDICLQCFSLGAEIGSHKNDHSYQFMDSGAFGIFLGRNSWSANEEVRLLDAIEQFGFGNWEDIAKHIETRTPEEAKDEYITRYLEGSIGRATWGNVESTSRPSLSCADRDEGPLSPNAVSRLPPLAVTPDEAAQLGYISNRDDFEREHDHDAEQLISTLSLNPEDDELDVALKLSQVDIYTRRLRERTRRKRLVRDYQLVSVFFNNQRNKQKTLGKLAKEKKEFMERLRWTAQFYGRLEQSGVALGLWRERELRVRLAELHRYRLAGVTRLEECAHYEQHAAHRKHPHHDQWVPGHTADKRTTAEQHTAAKKKRRRQRLKFHKPKVHTGRKYRMWMLQKELMQRRMLDSSADH, from the exons ATGTCGTTTTCAGATTTATAtgctaaatataattgtacatacTGCCAAGAAGAAATAAGCGGAGTGCGTGTAAGATGTGCCGAATGTAaagattttgatatttgtttgcAG TGTTTTTCACTAGGTGCTGAAATTGGGTCGCACAAAAATGATCATTCCTATCAATTcatg GACTCTGGGGCGTTTGGGATCTTCTTGGGTCGTAATAGTTGGTCGGCTAATGAAGAAGTTAGACTTTTAGATGCGATTGAACAGTTTGGTTTTGGAAACTGGGAAGATATAGCAAAGCACATAGAAACAAGAACACCAGAAG aagCCAAAGATGAATACATAACTAGATATTTAGAGGGTAGCATAGGACGTGCAACCTGGGGTAATGTTGAAAGCACAAGTAGACCATCGTTAAGCTGTGCGGACAGAGATGAAGGACCCCTTAGCCCAAATGCTGTGTCAAGACTTCCACCTCTAGCTGTAACCCCCGATGAAGCTGCTCAATTGGGCTACATTAGCAATAGAGATGATTTTGAaagg GAGCATGACCATGATGCAGAGCAATTAATATCCACATTATCCCTTAACCCTGAGGATGATGAATTAGATGTTG cACTGAAGTTATCTCAAGTAGACATATACACTCGAAGGTTGCGTGAAAGAACAAGGAGAAAAAGACTAGTGCGAGATTATCAGTTAGTTTCAGTATTTTTCAACAATCAGAGGAATAAACAGAAAACCCTCGGGAAACTCGCCAAAGAGAAAAA AGAGTTCATGGAGCGGCTGCGCTGGACGGCGCAGTTCTACGGGCGGCTGGAGCAGTCGGGCGTGGCGCTGGGCCTGTGGCGCGAGCGCGAGCTGCGCGTGCGCCTGGCCGAGCTGCACCGCTACCGCCTGGCCGGCGTCACGCGCCTCGAGGAGTGCGCGCACTACGAGCAGCACGCCGCGCACCGCAAGCACCCGCACCACGAC CAGTGGGTGCCTGGACACACAGCAGACAAAAGAACAACCGCAGAACAACACACTGCAGCTAAGAAAAAG AGACGTAGACAGCGGCTCAAGTTCCACAAGCCCAAAGTGCACACGGGACGGAAGTACCGTATGTGGATGCTCCAAAAAGAACTCATGCAACGCCGCATGCTCGACTCATCTGCTGACCACTAA
- the LOC125070981 gene encoding transcriptional adapter 2B isoform X3, translating into MSFSDLYAKYNCTYCQEEISGVRVRCAECKDFDICLQCFSLGAEIGSHKNDHSYQFMDSGAFGIFLGRNSWSANEEVRLLDAIEQFGFGNWEDIAKHIETRTPEEAKDEYITRYLEGSIGRATWGNVESTSRPSLSCADRDEGPLSPNAVSRLPPLAVTPDEAAQLGYISNRDDFEREHDHDAEQLISTLSLNPEDDELDVALKLSQVDIYTRRLRERTRRKRLVRDYQLVSVFFNNQRNKQKTLGKLAKEKKEFMERLRWTAQFYGRLEQSGVALGLWRERELRVRLAELHRYRLAGVTRLEECAHYEQHAAHRKHPHHDVRLALQWVPGHTADKRTTAEQHTAAKKKRRRQRLKFHKPKVHTGRKYRMWMLQKELMQRRMLDSSADH; encoded by the exons ATGTCGTTTTCAGATTTATAtgctaaatataattgtacatacTGCCAAGAAGAAATAAGCGGAGTGCGTGTAAGATGTGCCGAATGTAaagattttgatatttgtttgcAG TGTTTTTCACTAGGTGCTGAAATTGGGTCGCACAAAAATGATCATTCCTATCAATTcatg GACTCTGGGGCGTTTGGGATCTTCTTGGGTCGTAATAGTTGGTCGGCTAATGAAGAAGTTAGACTTTTAGATGCGATTGAACAGTTTGGTTTTGGAAACTGGGAAGATATAGCAAAGCACATAGAAACAAGAACACCAGAAG aagCCAAAGATGAATACATAACTAGATATTTAGAGGGTAGCATAGGACGTGCAACCTGGGGTAATGTTGAAAGCACAAGTAGACCATCGTTAAGCTGTGCGGACAGAGATGAAGGACCCCTTAGCCCAAATGCTGTGTCAAGACTTCCACCTCTAGCTGTAACCCCCGATGAAGCTGCTCAATTGGGCTACATTAGCAATAGAGATGATTTTGAaagg GAGCATGACCATGATGCAGAGCAATTAATATCCACATTATCCCTTAACCCTGAGGATGATGAATTAGATGTTG cACTGAAGTTATCTCAAGTAGACATATACACTCGAAGGTTGCGTGAAAGAACAAGGAGAAAAAGACTAGTGCGAGATTATCAGTTAGTTTCAGTATTTTTCAACAATCAGAGGAATAAACAGAAAACCCTCGGGAAACTCGCCAAAGAGAAAAA AGAGTTCATGGAGCGGCTGCGCTGGACGGCGCAGTTCTACGGGCGGCTGGAGCAGTCGGGCGTGGCGCTGGGCCTGTGGCGCGAGCGCGAGCTGCGCGTGCGCCTGGCCGAGCTGCACCGCTACCGCCTGGCCGGCGTCACGCGCCTCGAGGAGTGCGCGCACTACGAGCAGCACGCCGCGCACCGCAAGCACCCGCACCACGACGTGAGACTGGCGCTG CAGTGGGTGCCTGGACACACAGCAGACAAAAGAACAACCGCAGAACAACACACTGCAGCTAAGAAAAAG AGACGTAGACAGCGGCTCAAGTTCCACAAGCCCAAAGTGCACACGGGACGGAAGTACCGTATGTGGATGCTCCAAAAAGAACTCATGCAACGCCGCATGCTCGACTCATCTGCTGACCACTAA
- the LOC125070818 gene encoding WD repeat-containing protein 37 — translation MKSSKRRLQALTESSDGLPNYLKMEDSETSIPPVFRSRLHDLFSQIEKEFDLLYTENLNLQEKIDILSEKLERESYAGDKQNIDYIEFETSGKNSKVKLTQNNSQKVKASHKLKVQTSKIVSSFKAPTYNCQPIREFTGHKDGIWDVSTARPGQALIGTASADHTACVWSVEWAKCLLQYTGHSGSVNSIRFHPNRDIALTSSGDNTAHVWQAAVNWDLPRGQSSEEELEGGGEESLGEGDRPEVLRTPLIELTGHMGVVVAADWLTGGDHVITASWDRTANLYDVETGDCLQILTGHDHELTHASAHHNSRLVVTASRDTTFRLWDFREPIHSVSVFQGHTESVTSAVFTREDKVVSGSDDRSVKVWDVRNMRSALATIRSDSSVNRVCVSGAGLIAIPHDNRQVRLFDLQGQRLARLPRSSRQGHRRMVTSVAWAEDISSNINFFSCGFDRRILGWSIQPSKDN, via the exons ATGAAATCGAGTAAGCGAAGACTTCAAGCACTTACCGAAAGCTCTGATGGATTACCGAACTATCTTAAAATGGAAGACTCTGAAACATCAATTCCACCTGTCTTTAGATCTAGACTACATGATTTGTTTTCTCAAATAGAGAAAGAATTCGACCTTCTATATACTGAAAACTTAAACT tgcAAGAGAAGATAGATATACTTAGTGAAAAATTAGAACGAGAAAGTTATGCTGGTGATAAGCAAAATATTGACTATATAGAGTTTGAAACATCAGGAAAAAACTCTAAAGTAAAAT TGACCCAAAACAATTCACAAAAAGTTAAAGCCAGTCACAAATTGAAGGTTCAAACAAGCAAGATTGTATCTAGTTTTAAGGCTCCAACATATAACTGCCAGCCTATCAGAGAATTTACTGGACATAAAGATGGCATCTGGGATGTGTCCACTGCTCGACCAGGACAGGCATTGATTGGTACTGCTTCAGCGG aCCATACTGCCTGTGTATGGAGTGTGGAATGGGCAAAGTGTTTGCTTCAGTACACTGGCCATTCTGGGTCAGTGAACTCTATCAGGTTTCATCCAAACAGAGACATTGCTCTTACAAGCAGCGGTGACAACACGGCACATGTGTGGCAGGCAGCTGTTAATTGGGATTTGCCG CGAGGCCAGTCATCTGAAGAGGAACTTGAAGGAGGTGGTGAAGAAAGTCTCGGTGAAGGTGATAGACCAGAAGTATTACGTACACCACTTATTGAACTAACTGGTCATATGGGTGTTGTTGTTGCTGCTGATTGGCTAACTGGCGGCGACCACGTCATCACTGCTTCATGGGATAGGACCGCAAATTTGTATGACGTCGAAACAGGAGATTGCTTACAAATTTTGACag GTCATGATCACGAGTTGACGCATGCCTCCGCTCATCACaattcaaggttggtggtgacAGCCTCAAGGGATACAACATTCCGTCTATGGGACTTCCGTGAGCCGATACATTCAGTTTCCGTTTTCCAAGGTCATACgga GAGTGTTACCTCAGCAGTATTTACGCGTGAAGATAAAGTTGTGTCCGGATCTGATGACCGTTCTGTCAAG GTGTGGGACGTGCGCAACATGCGGTCGGCGCTGGCCACCATCCGCTCCGACTCGTCCGTCAACCGCGTGTGCGTGAGCGGCGCCGGCCTCATCGCCATCCCGCACGACAACCGCCAGGTGCGCCTCTTCGACCTGCAGGGGCAGCGCCTGGCGCGCCTGCCGCGCTCCAGCCGCCAG GGACATCGCCGTATGGTGACCTCCGTGGCTTGGGCAGAGGATATATCGTCGAACATCAACTTCTTCAGTTGCGGCTTCGACCGCCGCATCCTGGGCTGGTCGATTCAGCCTTCCAAGGACAACTGA